One Lutra lutra chromosome 7, mLutLut1.2, whole genome shotgun sequence DNA window includes the following coding sequences:
- the ZNF609 gene encoding zinc finger protein 609 isoform X4: MESPVSTPAVLPLHLLVPVVSNDISSPCEQIMVRTRSVGVNTCDVALATEPECLGPCEPGTSVNLEGIVWQETEDGMLVVNVTWRNKTYVGTLLDCTRHDWAPPRFCDSPTSDLEMRNGRGRGKRMRPNSNTPVNETATASDSKGTSSSSKTRAGANSKGRRGSQNSSEHRPPASSTSEDVKASPSSANKRKNKPLSDMELNSSSEDSKGSKRVRTNSMGSATGPLPGTKVEPTVLDRNCPSPVLIDCPHPNCNKKYKHINGLKYHQAHAHTDDDSKPEADGDSEYGEEPTLHADLGSCNGASVSQKGSLSPARSATPKVRLVEPHSPSPSSKFSTKGLCKKKLSGEGDTDLGALSNDGSDDGPSVMDETSNDAFDSLERKCMEKEKCKKPSSLKPEKIPSKSLKSARPIAPAIPPQQIYTFQTATFTAASPGSSSGLTTTVVQAMPNSPQLKPIQPKPTVMGEPFTVNPALTPAKDKKKKDKKKKESSKELESPLTPGKVCRAEEGKSPFRESSGDGMKMEGLLNGSSDPHQSRLASIKAEADKIYSFTDNAPSPSIGGSSRIDSTTPTQPLTPLHVVTQNGAEANSVKTNSPAYSDISDAGEDGEGKVDSVKSKDPEQLVKEGAKKSLFPPQPQSKDSPYYQGFESYYSPSYAQSSPGALNPNSQAGVESQALKTKKDEEPESIEGKVKNDICEEKKPELSGSSQQPSVIQQRPNMYMQSLYYNQYAYVPPYGYSDQSYHTHLLSTNTAYRQQYEEQQKRQSLEQQQRGLDKKAELGLKEREAALKEEWKQKPSLPPTLTKAPSLTDLVKSGPGKAKEPGTDPAKSVIIPKLDDSSKLPSQAPEGLKVKLSEASHLGKEASEAKTGAECGRQAEVDPILWYRQETEPRMWTYVYPAKYSDIKSEDERWKEERDRKLKEERSRSKDSVSKEDGKESTSSDCKLSTSEESRLGSKEPRPSVHVPVSSPLTQHQSYIPYMHGYSYSQSYDPNHPSYRGMPAVMMQNYPGSYLPSSYSFSPYGSKVSGGEDADKARASPSVSCKSGSESKALDILQQHASHYKSKSPTITDKTSQERDRGGCGVVGGGGSCSSIGGAGGAERSVDRPRTSPSQRLMSTHHHHHHLGYSLLPAQYNLPYAAGLSSTAIVASQQGSTPSLYPPPRR, from the exons GGATGTTGGTGGTGAATGTAACATGGAGGAACAAGACGTATGTAGGTACACTTCTTGATTGCACGCGGCATGATTGGGCACCCCCCAG GTTCTGCGACTCCCCGACCAGTGACTTGGAAATGCGCAATGGCCGGGGTAGAGGCAAACGCATGCGTCCCAACAGTAACACACCTGTCAATGAGACAGCCACGGCCTCCGACAGCAAagggaccagcagcagcagcaaaaccCGAGCAGGAGCCAATAGCAAAGGCCGTCGGGGCAGCCAAAATTCTTCAGAGCATCGCCCACCTGCCAGTAGCACCTCTGAAGATGTCAAGGCCAGCCCTTCCTCAGCTAATAAGCGGAAAAACAAACCGCTTTCAGACATGGAGCTGAATTCTAGCTCAGAGGACTCCAAAGGGAGCAAGCGCGTCCGTACGAATTCCATGGGCTCAGCCACTGGTCCCCTCCCTGGGACCAAGGTGGAACCCACTGTTCTAGACAGAAATTGTCCCTCCCCAGTCCTGATTGACTGCCCCCACCCAAACTGCAACAAAAAATATAAGCACATCAATGGACTTAAGTACCACCAAGCCCATGCCCACACAGATGATGACAGTAAGCCGGAAGCAGATGGAGACAGTGAGTACGGAGAGGAGCCCACCCTACATGCAGACCTTGGGAGCTGCAATGGTGCATCCGTCTCACAAAAAGGTTCCTTGTCCCCTGCCCGCTCAGCTACCCCCAAAGTTCGGCTCGTAGAGCCCCATAGCCCTTCTCCTTCAAGCAAATTCAGCACAAAAGGCCTCTGTAAGAAAAAGCtgagtggggaaggggacacAGACCTCGGGGCCTTATCAAATGATGGCTCTGATGATGGACCCTCAGTAATGGATGAAACAAGCAATGATGCCTTTGATTCTTTGGAAAGGAAgtgtatggaaaaagaaaaatgtaaaaaacccTCCAGTTTGAAGCCTGAAAAGATTCCTTCCAAAAGCTTAAAGTCAGCGAGGCCTATTGCCCCTGCCATCCCCCCACAGCAAATCTACACCTTCCAGACCGCCACCTTCACAGCAGCAAGCCCAGGCTCCTCCTCAGGCTTGACCACCACAGTGGTCCAAGCCATGCCCAACAGCCCCCAACTCAAACCTATTCAGCCCAAGCCCACTGTGATGGGAGAACCTTTCACAGTCAACCCTGCCTTGACTCCAGCcaaggacaagaaaaagaaagacaaaaaaaagaaggagtCTTCAAAGGAACTTGAAAGTCCTCTGACCCCTGGGAAAGTGTGTCGAGCAGAAGAAGGCAAAAGCCCATTCAGGGAATCATCGGGAGATGGGATGAAGATGGAGGGGCTCCTGAATGGCTCCTCAGACCCCCACCAAAGCCGACTGGCTAGCATCAAGGCAGAAGCTGACAAGATCTACAGCTTCACAGACAATGCCCCCAGCCCTTCAATCGGAGGCAGTAGCCGCATAGATAGCACCACCCCTACCCAGCCCCTGACTCCCTTACATGTGGTGACCCAGAATGGAGCTGAAGCCAACTCAGTCAAAACCAACAGCCCTGCATACTCTGACATATCTgatgctggggaggatggggagggcaAAGTGGACAGTGTCAAATCAAAGGACCCTGAGCAGTTGGTTAAGGAAGGGGCTAAGAAGTCACTTTTCCCCCCTCAGCCGCAGAGCAAAGACTCACCGTATTACCAAGGCTTTGAGAGTTACTACTCTCCAAGTTATGCACAGTCCAGCCCCGGGGCGCTGAACCCCAACAGCCAGGCAGGAGTGGAGAGCCAGGCTCTGAAGACTAAAAAGGATGAAGAGCCTGAGAGCATAGAGGGGAAAGTGAAGAACGATATCTGtgaggaaaagaaaccagaacTGAGTGGTTCCAGCCAGCAGCCTTCGGTCATCCAGCAGCGTCCCAACATGTACATGCAGTCCCTGTACTACAACCAGTACGCCTATGTGCCCCCATATGGCTACAGCGACCAGAGTTACCACACCCACCTCCTGAGCACCAACACGGCCTACCGACAGCAGTACGAGGAGCAGCAGAAGCGGCAAAGCCTGGAGCAGCAGCAGCGGGGGCTCGACAAGAAGGCCGAGTTAGGCCTGAAGGAGCGCGAGGCCGCACTCAAGGAAGAATGGAAGCAAAAGCCATCGCTTCCACCGACTCTCACCAAGGCCCCCAGCCTGACGGACCTGGTCAAGTCGGGACCCGGGAAGGCCAAGGAGCCAGGGACTGACCCTGCCAAGTCAGTCATCATTCCCAAGTTAGATGACTCCTCCAAActccccagccaggccccagaAGGACTTAAAGTGAAGCTGAGTGAGGCCAGCCACCTAGGCAAGGAGGCCTCTGAGGCTAAGACAGGTGCTGAGTGTGGCCGGCAGGCAGAGGTGGATCCCATACTCTGGTACAGACAG GAAACAGAGCCCCGGATGTGGACGTATGTCTATCCTGCCAAGTACTCGGACATTAAGTCAGAGGATGAGCGGTGGAAAGAGGAGCGGGACCGCaaattgaaggaagaaaggagtcgGAGTAAGGACTCTGTCTCCaaggaggatgggaaggaaagcACAAGTAGTGACTGCAAGCTATCCACATCAGAGGAATCCCGCCTGGGGAGCAAGGAGCCCCGACCAAGTGTCCATGTGCCTGTGTCCTCCCCGCTCACCCAGCACCAATCCTACATCCCTTACATGCACGGCTACTCCTACAGCCAGTCCTATGACCCCAACCACCCCAGCTACCGGGGCATGCCTGCTGTGATGATGCAGAACTACCCAG GTTCCTACCTACCTTCCAGCTACTCTTTCTCCCCATACGGCAGCAAGGTCTCAGGGGGTGAAGATGCCGACAAGGCACGAGCCAGCCCCAGTGTCAGTTGTAAATCCGGCTCGGAGTCCAAAGCTCTGGACATCTTGCAGCAGCATGCCAGTCACTACAAGAGCAAGTCTCCCACG ATAACTGATAAAACGTCTCAGGAGAGAGATCGGGGAGGTTGTGGAGTGGTTGGGGGGGGTGGCAGCTGTAGCAGCATCGGGGGAGCAGGTGGGGCTGAAAGGAGTGTGGACCGGCCCCGCACCTCCCCTTCTCAGCGCCTGATGtccacacaccaccaccaccaccatctggGCTACTCGTTGCTCCCAGCACAGTACAACTTACCCTACGCAGCAG GGCTTTCTTCTACAGCCATTGTTGCCAGCCAGCAAGGCTCAACTCCCTCACTCTACCCACCCCCTCGGAGGTGA